A window of the Chloroflexus sp. Y-396-1 genome harbors these coding sequences:
- the nusG gene encoding transcription termination/antitermination protein NusG, whose amino-acid sequence MSEEKEKEKEKEADDRRWYVIHTYSGYENKVKKNLEHRIASMEMQDQIFRVIVPTEEEIEIKNGQRRTVNKKIYPGYVLVQMRLTDDSWYVVRNTPGVTSFVGHGNKPTPLDEEEVKAILRQMEGETPKVRVSYQKGQAVKIIDGPFTDFEGIVDAIDHERGRVRVLVSFFGREAPVELDFLQVTRLVE is encoded by the coding sequence ATGTCTGAGGAAAAGGAAAAGGAAAAAGAGAAAGAGGCCGATGATCGGCGCTGGTATGTGATCCATACCTACTCAGGTTACGAAAATAAGGTCAAGAAAAATCTGGAGCATCGGATTGCTTCGATGGAGATGCAAGACCAGATTTTTCGCGTGATCGTGCCAACCGAAGAGGAAATTGAGATCAAAAATGGTCAGCGCCGCACGGTCAACAAGAAGATCTATCCCGGCTATGTCCTGGTACAGATGCGTCTTACTGATGATTCGTGGTACGTGGTACGCAATACACCTGGCGTGACCAGCTTCGTCGGGCATGGCAATAAACCTACCCCTCTTGATGAAGAAGAGGTGAAAGCGATACTTCGTCAGATGGAGGGCGAAACTCCTAAGGTGCGCGTAAGCTATCAAAAAGGACAGGCGGTCAAGATTATCGACGGTCCCTTTACCGATTTCGAGGGTATTGTCGATGCTATCGACCACGAGAGAGGTCGAGTACGTGTCCTCGTCTCTTTCTTTGGCCGTGAAGCGCCGGTTGAACTTGATTTCTTACAGGTAACTCGATTGGTAGAATAA
- a CDS encoding C45 family peptidase: protein MNGLPMIELTGDTFEQGWRHGRALRDAIAANLRLYADRFERELRLPLQEVWQRALRYARVIADQNPNYAAGMRGIAEGAGVDFAAIAALNVRYELFYQFFREYDKSITKPDGCTAFALLPSETSDGHLLLGENWDWICGVRGAILRTVEPDGHRRLVFTEAGIFGGKIGFNSAGLALLINGLSSTDDDWSRLRRPFHVRCYEILSARTLRAAQAVIASEERAGSANFLLAQTPDQVINVEAAPAALAISSCSGGCLVHANHFTDPAALGIVERQIERYPHSNWREARLRELLAVRPQSLAQVQSALRDHVNYPYSICFHIDPADPPEERYETVASIIIDLTAGVLYATNGPPCTNPYLQYTLEAMQ, encoded by the coding sequence GTGAACGGCTTGCCGATGATTGAGCTGACGGGTGACACATTCGAGCAGGGTTGGCGGCATGGACGCGCACTACGTGATGCGATTGCCGCCAATTTGCGTCTGTACGCCGATAGGTTTGAACGTGAGCTACGCTTACCCCTTCAAGAGGTCTGGCAACGGGCATTACGCTATGCCAGAGTCATTGCTGACCAGAACCCAAACTATGCTGCTGGTATGCGCGGCATTGCTGAAGGGGCAGGGGTTGATTTCGCAGCAATCGCGGCTCTGAATGTTCGTTATGAGTTGTTCTACCAATTCTTCCGCGAGTATGATAAGAGCATCACGAAACCTGATGGTTGTACCGCGTTTGCGCTGTTGCCTTCAGAAACGAGTGATGGTCATCTGCTCCTTGGCGAAAATTGGGACTGGATCTGTGGAGTGCGGGGAGCGATTCTGCGCACGGTTGAGCCTGATGGTCATCGCAGGTTAGTGTTCACCGAAGCCGGTATCTTCGGCGGAAAGATAGGTTTCAACTCTGCCGGCTTAGCATTGTTGATCAATGGCCTGAGCAGTACCGACGATGACTGGTCTCGTTTGCGACGGCCATTTCACGTGCGCTGCTACGAGATTTTAAGTGCACGGACATTACGGGCAGCACAGGCGGTGATCGCGAGCGAAGAGCGAGCCGGTTCGGCTAATTTTCTGTTGGCGCAGACTCCTGATCAGGTGATCAACGTCGAAGCTGCACCTGCTGCGTTGGCGATCAGCAGTTGCTCCGGAGGTTGTCTCGTTCACGCCAATCACTTTACCGATCCGGCAGCTCTGGGAATTGTTGAACGACAGATTGAGCGGTATCCACATTCCAACTGGCGTGAGGCGCGTCTGCGTGAACTACTCGCCGTTCGTCCGCAGTCGTTGGCACAGGTGCAGTCGGCGCTGCGCGACCACGTAAACTATCCGTACTCAATCTGTTTTCACATTGATCCAGCCGATCCACCTGAAGAGCGTTATGAAACAGTGGCGTCGATCATTATCGATCTGACAGCAGGGGTGTTGTATGCGACGAACGGCCCACCGTGTACAAATCCGTATTTGCAATATACGCTGGAGGCTATGCAGTGA
- a CDS encoding cupin domain-containing protein produces MHAVQTANIKSFLIGSLKLRPFTGNELMAVRVEAPKGATAPAHSHPHEQMTLVISGRLRFRVGDEWRELGPMEIVHIPGGVEHEAIMEEDSIFFDLFHPVRTDFIQRQAEA; encoded by the coding sequence ATGCACGCAGTACAAACCGCTAACATCAAGAGCTTTCTTATCGGCTCGCTGAAACTCCGCCCGTTTACCGGCAACGAACTGATGGCAGTGCGGGTCGAAGCTCCCAAAGGGGCGACCGCACCGGCTCACAGTCATCCTCACGAGCAGATGACACTTGTCATCAGCGGTCGTCTGCGCTTTCGCGTCGGTGACGAATGGCGCGAACTTGGCCCTATGGAGATTGTTCACATTCCTGGTGGAGTTGAACACGAGGCGATCATGGAGGAAGACTCAATCTTTTTCGATCTCTTCCACCCGGTACGTACCGACTTTATTCAGCGGCAAGCCGAAGCCTGA
- a CDS encoding metallophosphoesterase family protein: MEIGVVSDTHDRLAPAALHALAGVALIVHAGDIGSEAVLRQLETIAPVLAIHGNTDRGTALARTYPAQRWIEREGVLIFVTHIGGQPRLLVQSLPKTDDGRHPRVYIFGHSHQPLCEVHNSVLFLNPGTAGAPRGAGLSVARLTVQQGQASAVIIRLDEHK; this comes from the coding sequence GTGGAGATAGGGGTCGTTTCTGATACGCACGACCGTCTGGCGCCAGCAGCACTGCACGCACTGGCCGGAGTAGCGTTGATTGTGCATGCGGGAGACATTGGGAGCGAAGCTGTCCTGAGACAGTTAGAAACGATTGCGCCGGTACTTGCGATTCACGGAAATACAGACCGGGGAACAGCGTTGGCTCGAACCTATCCAGCTCAGCGCTGGATTGAACGCGAAGGGGTATTGATCTTTGTGACCCATATTGGTGGTCAGCCCCGCTTACTTGTGCAATCGTTGCCAAAGACAGATGACGGGCGCCATCCTCGGGTGTATATATTTGGTCATAGCCATCAGCCATTGTGTGAAGTGCACAATTCGGTACTCTTCCTTAATCCGGGAACTGCCGGTGCACCACGTGGTGCAGGTCTGTCGGTGGCGCGTCTAACGGTGCAGCAGGGTCAGGCGAGCGCAGTGATTATTCGGTTGGACGAGCACAAGTGA
- a CDS encoding low molecular weight phosphatase family protein produces MSHTVLFVCTGNYYRSRYAELLFNALQVRDWYATSRGLALSPYNQGPIWPPVLERLQQRGLAIPSAIRAPLMLQEVDLERATYVIALNEPEHRPLMQQRFPAWVDRITYWQIPDVNVLAADLAFDLIEREVTALTQALLAR; encoded by the coding sequence GTGAGTCACACTGTGCTCTTCGTCTGCACCGGGAACTATTATCGCAGCCGTTACGCTGAGTTACTATTCAACGCACTTCAGGTTAGAGACTGGTACGCCACATCGAGAGGTCTGGCACTTTCACCGTACAATCAGGGGCCAATCTGGCCGCCAGTTCTGGAGCGCCTGCAACAGCGTGGCCTAGCAATACCGAGTGCGATACGTGCACCGCTGATGTTGCAGGAGGTCGATCTCGAACGGGCGACCTATGTGATTGCTCTCAATGAACCCGAACACCGACCATTGATGCAACAACGATTTCCTGCGTGGGTCGATCGGATTACATACTGGCAGATACCTGATGTCAATGTTTTGGCAGCCGATCTGGCCTTTGATCTGATTGAGCGTGAAGTTACAGCGCTGACGCAAGCATTGTTAGCGAGGTGA
- a CDS encoding DUF2085 domain-containing protein: MDRVRMYRRLASIAVVTALVLIYLPTLANELNLERRLFFAVHGICAQSHNLIVGGVQFPLCARDSGIYLGFMTTLGVIAGRGRWRAGRLPPLPIGLTLVGFVVIMGIDGLNSTVAELGFQALYPPRNDLRLLTGLGFGVAMAAGLLLVANHTLLAPDLIDREQAPITGWRDLGLVIGAVSVVVLAIAADQEILAWPLVLISVVGMTGVMSFAIALPISAIAGLNGRIRRPQQLLLPGSAGFLVALLLLALLARWKIELEVQGLLPPPLVP, encoded by the coding sequence ATGGATCGGGTACGGATGTACCGAAGGCTGGCAAGTATTGCCGTCGTTACAGCATTAGTGTTGATCTATTTACCAACACTGGCAAATGAATTGAATCTAGAGCGACGACTCTTCTTTGCTGTACATGGTATCTGCGCACAGAGTCATAACCTGATCGTGGGTGGCGTGCAGTTTCCGCTTTGTGCCCGTGATAGCGGCATCTATCTCGGCTTCATGACCACGCTAGGGGTCATCGCTGGACGTGGTCGATGGCGAGCGGGCCGTTTGCCACCGTTACCGATAGGTCTAACGCTGGTAGGTTTCGTTGTGATCATGGGGATCGATGGTCTCAATTCAACGGTTGCCGAGCTAGGGTTCCAGGCGCTCTACCCACCACGTAATGATTTGCGTCTGCTTACCGGATTAGGATTTGGGGTTGCGATGGCTGCTGGGTTGCTGTTGGTTGCCAATCATACGTTGCTAGCTCCTGATCTGATTGATAGGGAACAAGCACCAATCACAGGGTGGCGTGATTTGGGGTTGGTAATAGGTGCGGTAAGTGTGGTAGTACTAGCAATTGCTGCCGATCAGGAAATCCTGGCATGGCCGCTGGTATTGATAAGTGTCGTCGGGATGACCGGTGTGATGAGCTTTGCCATTGCGCTACCGATCAGTGCGATAGCCGGTCTGAATGGTCGAATCCGTCGTCCGCAGCAATTGTTACTACCGGGAAGTGCCGGATTTCTGGTGGCTCTGCTGCTGCTGGCGTTACTGGCGCGCTGGAAGATTGAGTTAGAGGTGCAGGGTCTCTTACCGCCACCGCTGGTGCCGTAA
- a CDS encoding adenylyltransferase/cytidyltransferase family protein, which produces MNIYELTELVALRASWRVAGLKVVLTNGVFDLIHVGHVQYLTAARALGDRLIVAINSDESTRQLKGPLRPIVPATERATIVAALRCVDAVTVFHERTAETVVAALAPDLYVKGGDYGQGTTFDETRLPEARVVQALGGEVRILPFREGHATTRLIERIVERYRE; this is translated from the coding sequence ATGAACATCTATGAGTTGACCGAACTGGTAGCATTGCGTGCAAGTTGGCGAGTGGCTGGGCTGAAGGTCGTGTTGACTAACGGTGTCTTTGATCTTATCCACGTCGGTCACGTACAGTATCTGACAGCGGCACGTGCGCTTGGCGACCGATTGATTGTGGCTATCAACAGTGATGAATCGACTCGGCAATTGAAAGGGCCTTTGCGACCAATTGTACCGGCGACAGAGCGGGCGACTATCGTGGCGGCGCTGCGTTGCGTTGATGCAGTTACCGTCTTCCACGAGCGCACGGCAGAGACGGTGGTAGCGGCATTGGCGCCTGATCTGTATGTGAAAGGTGGTGACTACGGGCAAGGCACGACATTCGATGAGACACGACTACCGGAAGCAAGAGTCGTGCAAGCGTTGGGTGGTGAAGTGCGGATTCTGCCCTTTCGTGAGGGGCACGCGACGACACGTTTAATCGAACGGATTGTCGAGCGTTACCGCGAGTAA
- the tuf gene encoding elongation factor Tu: MAKQKFERTKPHVNVGTIGHVDHGKTTLTAAITKVLSLKGAAQFMAYDQIDNAPEERARGITIAIRHVEYQTEKRHYAHVDCPGHADYIKNMITGAAQMDGAILVVSAPDGPMPQTREHILLARQVQVPAIVVFLNKVDMMDDPELLELVELELRELLSKYGFPGDEIPIVRGSARNALESPSQDINAPEYACILELMKAVDEYIPTPQRAIDQPFLMPIEDVFGIKGRGTVVTGRIERGKVKVGDTVEIVGMTNEAPRRTVVTGVEMFQKTLDEGIAGDNVGCLLRGIERNEVERGQVLCAPGSIKPHKKFEAQVYVLKKEEGGRHTPFFSGYRPQFYIRTTDVTGAISLPAGMEMVMPGDNVVMTIDLIVPVAIEEGLRFAIREGGRTVGAGVVTKILD, from the coding sequence ATGGCCAAACAAAAATTTGAGCGGACCAAACCGCACGTCAATGTCGGCACCATCGGGCACGTAGACCACGGCAAGACGACGTTGACCGCTGCCATCACCAAGGTGCTGTCACTCAAGGGCGCAGCCCAGTTTATGGCCTACGACCAGATCGACAACGCACCGGAAGAGCGCGCCCGTGGCATTACGATTGCCATTCGTCACGTGGAGTATCAGACCGAGAAACGTCACTACGCGCACGTGGACTGTCCCGGCCACGCCGACTACATCAAGAATATGATTACCGGCGCAGCACAGATGGACGGCGCGATTTTGGTGGTGAGTGCCCCCGATGGCCCGATGCCGCAGACCCGTGAGCACATCCTGCTCGCCCGCCAGGTCCAGGTGCCGGCCATCGTCGTGTTCCTCAACAAGGTCGATATGATGGACGACCCCGAGCTGCTGGAGCTGGTCGAGCTGGAGTTGCGCGAACTGCTCAGCAAGTACGGCTTTCCGGGCGATGAGATCCCGATTGTCCGCGGGAGCGCCCGCAATGCGCTGGAAAGCCCAAGCCAGGACATCAACGCGCCGGAGTACGCCTGTATCCTGGAGCTGATGAAGGCGGTGGATGAGTACATCCCCACGCCGCAGCGGGCGATTGACCAGCCGTTCTTGATGCCGATCGAAGACGTGTTCGGGATCAAGGGGCGCGGGACGGTGGTGACCGGGCGGATCGAGCGCGGGAAGGTGAAGGTCGGCGATACGGTCGAGATTGTGGGTATGACCAACGAAGCGCCTCGCCGCACGGTGGTGACCGGGGTGGAGATGTTCCAGAAGACGCTCGATGAAGGGATTGCCGGCGACAACGTCGGCTGTCTGCTGCGCGGGATTGAGCGCAACGAGGTCGAGCGCGGGCAGGTGTTGTGCGCGCCGGGGAGCATCAAGCCGCACAAGAAGTTTGAGGCGCAGGTCTACGTGTTGAAGAAGGAAGAGGGCGGACGGCACACGCCGTTCTTTTCGGGGTACCGGCCGCAGTTCTACATTCGGACGACCGACGTGACGGGGGCGATCAGCTTACCGGCCGGGATGGAGATGGTGATGCCCGGGGACAACGTGGTGATGACCATCGACCTGATCGTGCCGGTGGCGATTGAAGAGGGGTTGCGCTTCGCCATCCGCGAGGGTGGTCGCACCGTCGGTGCCGGTGTCGTAACCAAGATCCTGGATTAA
- a CDS encoding alpha/beta hydrolase encodes MGETILRFLGLMVIGYVGVCSLIYLLQERLIFFPEHDPPGTRYEFGVPVEEVFIPVDGAVLHALWFRQASAQGVILYFHGNGGTLRSWGEVAHDLVPYGYDLVMVDYRGYGQSTGTITSEAQLHADAAATYKWVLSHYTEAQIVLYGRSLGSGLATRLAATYQPRLLILESPFYSVEAIARRRFPWVPPFLLKYPLRSHEWIDQVRCPVVIIHGTNDSVVPYADGERLAREVTAPLAFYPIVGGDHNNLMTFRSYHDAIRTSLAQLP; translated from the coding sequence ATGGGAGAAACAATCTTACGTTTCCTAGGACTTATGGTGATCGGGTATGTTGGGGTGTGTAGCTTAATCTATCTGTTACAAGAACGTCTCATCTTTTTTCCCGAACATGATCCGCCTGGTACGCGCTATGAATTTGGTGTGCCGGTCGAGGAGGTGTTTATTCCAGTTGATGGCGCAGTACTGCATGCGTTATGGTTTCGGCAAGCGAGTGCGCAGGGGGTGATCCTGTACTTTCATGGGAACGGTGGTACGCTTCGAAGCTGGGGAGAGGTGGCACATGATTTAGTACCGTATGGATACGATCTCGTGATGGTGGACTATCGTGGGTATGGTCAGAGTACCGGCACTATCACTAGTGAAGCGCAATTACACGCTGATGCGGCTGCTACTTATAAATGGGTACTATCTCACTACACTGAAGCGCAGATTGTGCTCTATGGGCGGTCATTGGGGAGTGGCCTGGCAACCCGTTTGGCCGCAACGTATCAGCCACGCTTACTGATCCTTGAGAGTCCGTTTTACAGTGTTGAGGCGATTGCACGACGGCGGTTTCCGTGGGTGCCCCCGTTTTTATTGAAGTATCCGTTGCGTTCACACGAGTGGATTGATCAGGTACGTTGTCCAGTAGTGATCATTCATGGAACGAATGACAGCGTAGTACCCTATGCTGATGGTGAACGGCTGGCACGGGAAGTCACGGCGCCGCTGGCCTTTTACCCGATTGTTGGGGGCGATCATAACAATTTGATGACATTTCGTTCATATCATGATGCAATTCGGACAAGTCTAGCGCAACTTCCGTGA
- the secE gene encoding preprotein translocase subunit SecE, which translates to MAVAKDTERDVQENILVRTFRETRSELRQVVWPSREETIRLTVLVVAVSLVIGLLLFIGDTIFTFLYTSLVSLVQ; encoded by the coding sequence ATGGCCGTGGCCAAAGATACAGAGCGTGACGTTCAAGAAAACATTCTCGTGCGCACGTTTCGCGAAACGCGCAGCGAGTTACGGCAAGTTGTTTGGCCAAGCCGCGAAGAGACAATTCGCCTTACGGTACTCGTGGTTGCAGTATCGCTTGTTATCGGGTTGTTGCTCTTCATTGGCGATACAATTTTCACCTTCCTTTACACGAGTCTCGTGAGCCTCGTCCAATAG
- a CDS encoding glucose-6-phosphate isomerase, whose product MRHEDASWRESQRIRLDVNNVFGTHGLTLAELEAEAPRAAAAIAAIQQRQADLGWPLLPDQDVTPFEQFAAAHRDRIDTFVVLGIGGSALGNIAVQTAINGPFYNLLPREQRGWPRLLVLDNSDPELNAGALRILDLHRTMFNVISKSGTTAETMASFLYFRQALAEAVGEAHLGDHIVLTTDPSSGFLRQIGLREGWTMFDLPPKVGGRFSVLTSVGLLSAAMTGVNIRELLAGAAYGRERAANPDPLTNPAALGALINYLCFRKGKPIVVMMPYANRLRDVADWFAQLWAESLGKAIDRNGQPARVGQTPVKALGATDQHSQVQLYMEGPYDKLINFIAVERYAETAPIPTAYPDLEGVSYLSGHTMAELIQAEQQATAIALSEAGQPNITHIFPEINAFTLGQFFMLMEMQTAIAGELFNINAFDQPGVEAGKINTYALLGRRGFEERRAAIAARAQALDARWVV is encoded by the coding sequence ATGCGCCACGAAGATGCGAGCTGGCGAGAAAGCCAACGGATTCGGCTTGACGTGAATAATGTGTTTGGAACGCACGGTCTGACGTTGGCGGAACTGGAAGCAGAGGCGCCACGGGCAGCCGCAGCAATTGCAGCAATCCAACAACGGCAGGCCGATCTCGGTTGGCCGTTGTTACCCGATCAGGATGTGACACCATTCGAGCAGTTTGCTGCCGCACATCGCGATCGGATCGACACGTTTGTGGTATTGGGAATCGGTGGCTCGGCGCTGGGCAACATTGCAGTACAGACGGCGATCAACGGCCCATTTTACAACTTGTTGCCACGTGAACAGCGAGGTTGGCCACGTCTCCTAGTGCTCGATAATTCTGACCCTGAGCTGAATGCAGGGGCGCTACGGATTCTCGATTTGCACCGAACGATGTTTAATGTGATCAGCAAAAGTGGTACCACTGCCGAAACAATGGCGTCATTTCTTTACTTCCGGCAAGCACTGGCTGAAGCGGTCGGGGAAGCGCACCTTGGCGATCACATTGTGCTGACGACCGATCCGAGTAGTGGGTTTTTGCGCCAGATCGGGCTACGTGAGGGATGGACGATGTTTGATCTGCCGCCAAAGGTAGGTGGGCGGTTCTCGGTGTTGACTTCAGTGGGGTTGTTGTCGGCAGCAATGACGGGGGTGAATATCCGTGAGTTGTTAGCCGGTGCCGCATACGGTCGCGAACGGGCAGCCAATCCTGATCCATTGACGAACCCGGCAGCACTGGGTGCTCTGATCAATTATCTCTGCTTCCGTAAAGGTAAGCCGATTGTGGTAATGATGCCTTACGCCAATCGGCTGCGTGATGTAGCCGATTGGTTTGCACAACTGTGGGCCGAGAGTTTGGGGAAGGCGATTGATCGTAACGGCCAACCGGCACGGGTCGGGCAGACGCCGGTCAAGGCGCTCGGTGCGACCGACCAGCATTCGCAAGTGCAGCTCTATATGGAAGGGCCGTATGATAAGCTGATCAACTTTATCGCAGTCGAACGTTACGCAGAAACAGCCCCTATCCCAACAGCCTATCCTGATCTGGAAGGTGTGAGTTACCTTAGCGGGCACACTATGGCGGAGCTGATCCAGGCAGAACAACAGGCCACGGCCATTGCACTTAGCGAAGCCGGACAACCGAATATCACGCATATCTTCCCGGAGATTAATGCCTTTACGCTTGGTCAGTTCTTTATGCTGATGGAAATGCAGACAGCGATTGCCGGTGAATTGTTCAACATTAATGCCTTTGATCAACCTGGAGTCGAAGCCGGCAAGATCAACACTTACGCCCTGCTCGGTCGGCGCGGGTTTGAGGAGCGGCGGGCGGCGATTGCGGCTCGTGCGCAAGCTCTCGATGCGCGCTGGGTGGTATGA
- a CDS encoding cupin domain-containing protein — MQTDYEATTSFHGTGEVSQIDVGRRIRTLREQRRLSIRALAEASGLAVNTLSLIENGRTSPSVSTLQRLAMALQVPISTFFTPDVPKKRIVFTPAGQAATSPFPHGTLSDLAPGLINRTLEPLLITLEPGAGSGTESIIHTGQEFVFGLSGQIMYTVADQTFTIGPGDSLLFEAVLPHRWHNPGYTLAQALLVLCPLELPRSVWERHGRF, encoded by the coding sequence GTGCAGACCGATTACGAGGCCACCACAAGTTTTCATGGTACAGGTGAAGTTAGCCAGATAGACGTGGGACGTCGCATTCGCACCCTCCGCGAACAACGCCGACTATCAATCCGTGCCCTTGCCGAAGCCAGTGGTTTGGCAGTCAATACGCTCAGTCTGATTGAAAATGGTCGCACCTCTCCTAGCGTCAGTACGCTACAACGACTGGCCATGGCGTTACAAGTGCCAATCAGCACCTTCTTTACGCCAGATGTCCCCAAAAAACGAATCGTCTTTACTCCGGCAGGTCAGGCTGCTACTAGTCCGTTTCCCCACGGCACTCTCTCCGATCTGGCGCCTGGTCTCATCAACCGCACGCTCGAACCGCTGCTGATTACGCTTGAGCCTGGTGCCGGTAGTGGGACGGAGTCAATAATTCACACTGGCCAGGAATTTGTCTTTGGTCTGAGCGGTCAGATTATGTATACCGTCGCTGACCAAACTTTTACTATTGGTCCTGGTGATAGTTTGCTATTTGAAGCCGTCTTACCCCATCGCTGGCACAATCCCGGTTATACACTAGCCCAGGCCCTCCTGGTCTTGTGTCCACTCGAATTACCCCGCAGCGTATGGGAACGTCATGGTCGCTTTTAG
- a CDS encoding AP2/ERF family transcription factor — protein MPRRYAVRPASLPTLETTTDTAQPLTPHPEQPSTPTEDDPLAVLRYEPLPDLDPEQARQLLTSPSTLATNDVKKLPARLRPKTTKHKGITRIDHPAKRTFGYFVRVTWNKQRRSKFFSDSVYGDRLAALAAAIEWRNATERELGKPRTERQVIGVARTSTGIVGVRRTIKDGREVYEATWRDGNRIRRTSYSIAKHGERRALALARRAREKYERQRQRTPAAD, from the coding sequence ATGCCTCGCCGATACGCTGTTCGACCGGCTAGTTTGCCGACCCTTGAAACAACAACTGATACCGCACAACCGCTGACACCGCATCCTGAACAACCGTCAACACCGACCGAAGACGATCCGTTGGCCGTGCTGCGTTACGAACCGTTGCCCGATCTCGACCCTGAGCAGGCTCGTCAGTTGCTGACCAGTCCCTCGACTCTGGCTACCAACGACGTTAAGAAGTTGCCAGCTCGTCTTCGTCCCAAGACGACGAAGCACAAAGGGATTACCCGCATCGATCATCCGGCCAAGCGTACCTTTGGCTATTTCGTGCGCGTAACCTGGAACAAGCAGCGCCGGAGCAAGTTCTTTTCCGATTCGGTATACGGCGACCGATTGGCAGCATTGGCCGCTGCCATCGAATGGCGTAACGCGACTGAACGTGAACTTGGTAAACCGCGTACTGAGCGACAGGTGATCGGTGTTGCTCGCACCAGTACCGGTATCGTTGGTGTGCGTCGCACTATCAAAGATGGCCGTGAGGTTTACGAGGCGACCTGGCGTGATGGCAACCGCATCCGCCGTACTTCCTACTCAATCGCCAAGCACGGTGAACGACGTGCTCTGGCGTTAGCCCGTCGTGCACGCGAAAAGTACGAGCGTCAGCGCCAACGTACTCCGGCTGCTGATTAA
- a CDS encoding GNAT family N-acetyltransferase: MIVVRPFQYGESDYQVMAEVYSALAPDAPLSAVEWRIRDELHNPQLPLYRFVGELDGKAAGYAEYYQPTWCADPRHLTIQLCVHPAYHRCGLGNALWNQLQHAWQPLQPHHIWLNVREDWHTGLTFAGHRQFYENRRVWSSRLDLASFNPEPFHGAIERVTVQGINIISFARLAETGEHFWQQLYEFERQTTRDLPTSFPITIPTYEQWRKFYQPEHGILWEGSFAALHDGDIVGISTLKTIDNDSDVEVGFTAVRRDYRGRGIALALKLATIACGKATGISGIRTDNDSTNLPMWHINQRLGFQRGPTWIVMHRHEQNEEVT; the protein is encoded by the coding sequence ATGATCGTTGTGCGACCGTTTCAGTATGGTGAGAGTGATTATCAGGTGATGGCAGAAGTCTACAGCGCATTGGCACCAGATGCTCCGCTATCTGCGGTCGAGTGGCGAATACGTGATGAGCTACATAATCCGCAGCTCCCGCTCTACCGCTTCGTTGGCGAACTTGATGGGAAGGCTGCCGGATATGCCGAATATTACCAGCCAACCTGGTGTGCCGATCCGCGCCATCTGACAATCCAGCTTTGTGTTCACCCTGCGTATCATCGGTGTGGTCTGGGAAATGCGCTCTGGAATCAGCTTCAGCACGCATGGCAACCATTGCAGCCGCACCATATCTGGCTCAACGTGCGTGAAGACTGGCACACCGGATTAACGTTTGCCGGTCATCGTCAGTTTTACGAAAACCGACGTGTCTGGTCATCACGGCTCGATCTAGCTTCATTCAACCCAGAGCCATTTCATGGCGCAATTGAACGAGTGACGGTTCAGGGGATCAACATTATCAGCTTTGCCCGGCTGGCGGAAACCGGTGAGCATTTCTGGCAGCAATTATACGAATTTGAACGGCAAACAACCAGAGATCTGCCGACAAGTTTTCCGATCACAATTCCAACATACGAACAGTGGCGCAAGTTCTATCAGCCTGAACATGGTATATTGTGGGAAGGTAGTTTTGCGGCGTTGCACGATGGAGACATTGTTGGCATCAGTACGCTGAAAACGATTGATAATGATTCGGATGTCGAAGTCGGCTTTACCGCCGTCCGACGTGATTACCGTGGCCGTGGGATCGCCCTGGCCCTGAAGTTGGCGACCATTGCCTGCGGAAAGGCAACGGGAATAAGCGGGATTCGGACAGATAACGATAGTACGAATCTACCAATGTGGCATATTAACCAGCGGTTAGGTTTTCAACGCGGGCCGACGTGGATTGTCATGCACCGGCACGAACAGAATGAGGAGGTGACGTGA